One part of the Caldisericum sp. genome encodes these proteins:
- the rpsI gene encoding 30S ribosomal protein S9 produces MDKVILAVGRRKTSVARVVLTPGTGKVRVNGRDVNEYFNVKSLLPEVFKPLEITNLKDKFDIRANVEGGGFRGQADAIKLGIARALLKIDESLRPVLKSEGLLTRDPREKERKKYGLHSARKDRQYRKR; encoded by the coding sequence ATGGATAAGGTAATTTTGGCGGTTGGAAGAAGAAAAACTTCGGTTGCTCGGGTTGTTTTAACTCCTGGAACAGGAAAAGTCCGAGTTAATGGAAGAGATGTAAACGAGTATTTCAATGTAAAGTCTCTTTTACCCGAAGTCTTTAAACCTCTTGAGATAACGAACTTAAAAGACAAATTTGATATTAGAGCAAATGTAGAAGGCGGAGGGTTCAGGGGGCAGGCCGACGCAATTAAACTTGGTATTGCCCGTGCGCTTCTCAAGATCGATGAATCATTAAGACCTGTTCTAAAGAGCGAAGGCCTTCTTACAAGAGACCCGAGGGAAAAGGAAAGAAAGAAATACGGTTTGCACTCTGCAAGAAAAGACCGTCAGTACAGGAAGAGATAA